CGAAAATTCATTTAGTGATTATCAAGATCATACACAAAAAGTAAACATTAACAATACTGAAAATGAGGAACCTGCATGcaaaaaacgaaaattacGCTTAGAAGAAAATCTTGATAAACCTAttgaaaacaatataaatactgatgaaaatgtaataaataatttaaattctaccgagattaataatttcgaaCATAAAGGACGACCGCaagtttctataaatatgcaaatttgtGATGACGAAAGTGctgaaaaatatggaaaaaatgTAGATGACCTCAATATTCAATTACCATCTCTAGATTTAAGTGAATCAGATTCAAATGAATCACAGAATTTTGCATTGACTTATTCCAATAACGATATTTCTCATAATTCAGTGttagtatttataatataggataaaaaatataatctaattatatttaatatgttttttaCTTTGTATAGTGATAgtaatacaaaagaaaacacAGAAGATACTCCACCATTTGAACTAAGTCCATCATCTGAAACATTCAGTCAGTTACCTATAGTAGATCTAGGTGAGGATTTTGTATTGTTCGATTCTTCTAATACAAATACAgatgagaaagaaaataagataaaaaatgcAGAAACAAACACTTTGAATGCAGAGAATAAATTGGATATAAAAAAGTCAATTACATTAAAAGAATGGAGTAAAGGACATGTATCTGGGTTGAAGGTAAGATTTATAAGAAATCTAATTCATTAAATCacatgaaatatattaaaaagtgATTTTTACAGGGAGGTACGGATATAGAATCTTACGATTATACAGAACCAAAGGAGTCACCAAATATCAATCCACATACAAATTTATGTGCAggttttcttaaattttcaaaatatgcCAGGTCAGAAGGTAAAAGTATTTAACATACACAACTTAATTTACatacgaaatatacatattagatctgtattcttatttttagTGATAGAAAAAGATTCTAATATGACAGCACCTCAAATTGCCTATCGAATAACTAATCTTTGGAAAAAGTTGTCACCTGAAGAACGTGGATACTATAGAGACCTGGCACACGATGAGAAATCAGAGCACAACAAAAGCAAActggaaacaaaagaaaaatgtacagtaaatattaataagaataaaaatagacTATTAAAAGCattggaaaaaatgaaaacaatgaatatggagaaaaaagaaaatttagtcATGAGAACTACTGTATCTTGggatatagatataaaaaaagttactgaaaattttttagaTAGGTAAGTATTAGAGATCGTTATGCATTAATGACAccattatttaacatttaatgtAAACATTGCAGTCCTCCGTGTGAAAATCCTGACGTTGTTGTTGTTGGATTATTACGTACAAATTTATGGATTGTTTATAAATCTGCACATATTTGGATTTTAGATGctgaaaatcttaaaaaaaaattacatataactGATATGAATATGAATGAGGTAAATTAGATAATAGCACATCAAATATGCAGTgttattcatattattattccatctggttatttattacataaactTTTTCTCTTATAGGATAATGCTAAGAATATAGAACAACTTTTACAGCAATGGTTTTCAATAAAAGATGACTTATCTTTATTACATCCTATACATTCATTAACACAAATCAGGGATACTCTttagtttaaaatattgtaaacattatttaaataataaccctgttaagtttgaaatatagatgtttttttatttttaagtttatCTAACATTTAACGTAAATATAGTTAGTggtttattataacaaactaTCATCTGCCGAGTGTAAGCgtagtttattatattatattatattacattatatattaatctTTAATACCTtcacatttaatttattaaagataCACGTTGAAACACGCGATAATGAAGATATCACCATAAAAGAAATTCTGATTGGTCAATATGTATGAAGTGTACTAGAATATTTTACTAGAAATGCACATGAGTTTCCCTTCTAACTAAAATTAACAAttcttttgaataaaaatgaacattccttgattaaataaaaaccTTGTTAACAAAAAaggtttatatattataagtattaatatttttataatttatttgttagtaatatcttattttaatacGTACATATTGGGGATGGAATTTTATTACTATGTAAAGAGAATGATAtgtataaagtattaaaaagttaatattaaattttatgtgCCTATATAAAACATATCAAACAcgtatactttatatataaaattatgtagtTAATTGATGTAAACGATAATATAAGAACAATAATATCTCTAAAGGTTAAGTCGATAATttaagtaatagtagtaataaGATTTGATTGAAGAGACGGTTGAAGGTTGGAGTTTTCAATCTATATATTTGGAGTTTGTGGTGGATTGTTGGCTGCCATCTTGGACCTCGGTCGTTTGAGAAGCCGGCCGCCCGCAAAAATCCTTGAGTTTCACGCGTTCGCGCGGCCTCACGTATTCCTTAAGCAGGTTGCGTGGTTTCACGACGAATTTAGAGATCTGTTGCGGTCAAACTAATCAAGATTCGGGTCCGGAATGTATTAGGTGAGTCCAGAATAAGTCAACATTAATTTCCTGATTGCGATGGCGTGTGATTTATCTCGTACATGTGTGTTCGTGCCTTGTGCTTGTGCGTGTTCTAATCCCTGTTGCGATAGTAGATTAATTTTTACCTACATTTTTGATCTTTAacttaaatatcaattttcccTATATGCCAATTGTGCTTGTATATATAGGATTGTTCTTTTGCTAAATCACAACTTCAAACCACAGAAACGAATTGATAGTGTTCTGTGAGCTCACAATCAATAGACTTCTAAGGAATATGCAGTTCATTCGTTGTAATCGGTGAACACGTTTCAAACTTTGTTAGTTTCTTATATCAGGATTCAGTTTTTTCTTTGGTTAGTCTGCTTGCtatcatataattatttttagtgAAGTTGTTTTGATTCTTCTAACCATATAACTCCTTTTTGTAATTACATTCAGTTAAATAtcatatagatatttttaataaagatgCTATTAGATAGTTTATGaatgaatttatttgtattctgcaaaatttgtattacaagaaattaaatgtttcaatTATAACTCAATGAGGtacttatattttctttactatgttattttaattatgttgCAACTActattgatttttaattgatacACATAATTGTCAATTTATTTGCATTGAATGTAGTATagatgtatttaaatattagaatttacTCATTTATTCTTTTGTGTTAAGTTaagtaaaaagtatataagaaTCAAGAGAATGTTTAGATTTATGATTAAATATTGCATTGtattaatgaatttttcaatgtatACATGAATATAAGTGCAATATCGAGTTGCCTTAATAGATACTATTAT
This DNA window, taken from Bombus fervidus isolate BK054 chromosome 14, iyBomFerv1, whole genome shotgun sequence, encodes the following:
- the LOC139994484 gene encoding PMS1 protein homolog 1 isoform X1, whose translation is MIISALDKDTVKLITTTQVITSISTAVKELIENAFDAGAKNIEINLVDNGCTLIEVKDDGCGISKVDAPYMALSSYTSKLSNFSDLESLETYGFRGEALYALSAVSDLTIISKTEQDEAAMSYTIDHNGHIINSEHCHRSRGTTVQVKQLFKQMPVRRQIITNLKKANQDIRTLESLIKSYGICKFNVRINYKVNNNIIFAKPSISNLEEAVTYTLGKKITCCMNWIDITDTDIKIKIMVPSKMTQATEVLQSGGQYIFVNDRPIKYKELEKVVIKIIFEALGQESSSRKKPIFLVYILINAANIDVNLEPNKTSLLFKEQNVVINIIEKYLENFYGIQREMQPENNCENSFSDYQDHTQKVNINNTENEEPACKKRKLRLEENLDKPIENNINTDENVINNLNSTEINNFEHKGRPQVSINMQICDDESAEKYGKNVDDLNIQLPSLDLSESDSNESQNFALTYSNNDISHNSVDSNTKENTEDTPPFELSPSSETFSQLPIVDLGEDFVLFDSSNTNTDEKENKIKNAETNTLNAENKLDIKKSITLKEWSKGHVSGLKGGTDIESYDYTEPKESPNINPHTNLCAGFLKFSKYARSEVIEKDSNMTAPQIAYRITNLWKKLSPEERGYYRDLAHDEKSEHNKSKLETKEKCTVNINKNKNRLLKALEKMKTMNMEKKENLVMRTTVSWDIDIKKVTENFLDSPPCENPDVVVVGLLRTNLWIVYKSAHIWILDAENLKKKLHITDMNMNEDNAKNIEQLLQQWFSIKDDLSLLHPIHSLTQIRDTL
- the LOC139994484 gene encoding PMS1 protein homolog 1 isoform X2; its protein translation is MIISALDKDTVKLITTTQVITSISTAVKELIENAFDAGAKNIEINLVDNGCTLIEVKDDGCGISKVDAPYMALSSYTSKLSNFSDLESLETYGFRGEALYALSAVSDLTIISKTEQDEAAMSYTIDHNGHIINSEHCHRSRGTTVQVKQLFKQMPVRRQIITNLKKANQDIRTLESLIKSYGICKFNVRINYKIKIKIMVPSKMTQATEVLQSGGQYIFVNDRPIKYKELEKVVIKIIFEALGQESSSRKKPIFLVYILINAANIDVNLEPNKTSLLFKEQNVVINIIEKYLENFYGIQREMQPENNCENSFSDYQDHTQKVNINNTENEEPACKKRKLRLEENLDKPIENNINTDENVINNLNSTEINNFEHKGRPQVSINMQICDDESAEKYGKNVDDLNIQLPSLDLSESDSNESQNFALTYSNNDISHNSVDSNTKENTEDTPPFELSPSSETFSQLPIVDLGEDFVLFDSSNTNTDEKENKIKNAETNTLNAENKLDIKKSITLKEWSKGHVSGLKGGTDIESYDYTEPKESPNINPHTNLCAGFLKFSKYARSEVIEKDSNMTAPQIAYRITNLWKKLSPEERGYYRDLAHDEKSEHNKSKLETKEKCTVNINKNKNRLLKALEKMKTMNMEKKENLVMRTTVSWDIDIKKVTENFLDSPPCENPDVVVVGLLRTNLWIVYKSAHIWILDAENLKKKLHITDMNMNEDNAKNIEQLLQQWFSIKDDLSLLHPIHSLTQIRDTL
- the LOC139994484 gene encoding PMS1 protein homolog 1 isoform X3; translated protein: MALSSYTSKLSNFSDLESLETYGFRGEALYALSAVSDLTIISKTEQDEAAMSYTIDHNGHIINSEHCHRSRGTTVQVKQLFKQMPVRRQIITNLKKANQDIRTLESLIKSYGICKFNVRINYKVNNNIIFAKPSISNLEEAVTYTLGKKITCCMNWIDITDTDIKIKIMVPSKMTQATEVLQSGGQYIFVNDRPIKYKELEKVVIKIIFEALGQESSSRKKPIFLVYILINAANIDVNLEPNKTSLLFKEQNVVINIIEKYLENFYGIQREMQPENNCENSFSDYQDHTQKVNINNTENEEPACKKRKLRLEENLDKPIENNINTDENVINNLNSTEINNFEHKGRPQVSINMQICDDESAEKYGKNVDDLNIQLPSLDLSESDSNESQNFALTYSNNDISHNSVDSNTKENTEDTPPFELSPSSETFSQLPIVDLGEDFVLFDSSNTNTDEKENKIKNAETNTLNAENKLDIKKSITLKEWSKGHVSGLKGGTDIESYDYTEPKESPNINPHTNLCAGFLKFSKYARSEVIEKDSNMTAPQIAYRITNLWKKLSPEERGYYRDLAHDEKSEHNKSKLETKEKCTVNINKNKNRLLKALEKMKTMNMEKKENLVMRTTVSWDIDIKKVTENFLDSPPCENPDVVVVGLLRTNLWIVYKSAHIWILDAENLKKKLHITDMNMNEDNAKNIEQLLQQWFSIKDDLSLLHPIHSLTQIRDTL